The proteins below are encoded in one region of Limnohabitans sp. 63ED37-2:
- the fdhF gene encoding formate dehydrogenase subunit alpha, whose amino-acid sequence MSTVQFTLNGQSVEAPAGQSIFNIAKELGIAIPHLCHKEGLAPDGNCRACVVEVAGERTLAPSCCRSATPGMQVQTNSERAVKSQKMVLEMLLADLPEQGHKWLDDRAEAPHGELSRWAEHHGVTVRPALAAIKRDAVPADLSHPAMAVNLDACIQCNRCQRACRDLQVNDVIGLAFRGAHTQVVFDLADPMGGSSCVGCGECVQACPTGALMPKSHMGPQKVDREVDSVCPFCGVGCLVTYQVKDEIIVSVKGREGPANQGRLCVKGRFGMDYIHSPDRITRPLIRKAGVAKDVGLIDGHTDWREVFREATWEEALDLAAQPLNTLRQQHGPKSLAGFGSAKGSNEEAYLFQKLVRTGFGSNNVDHCTRLCHASSVAALLEGVGSGAVSNPVRDVEHADLIIVIGSNPTANHPVAATWMKNAAQRGTRIVLADPRITDIGRHAWRTLQFKADTDVALLNAMLHVIVTEHLCDESFLRDRADNVAELKAHVQGYTPESMSAICGIAADTIREVARAYASAKAAMILWGMGVSQHVHGTDNVRCLIALASITGQIGRPGTGLHPLRGQNNVQGASDAGLIPMMYPNYQRVSDKSAHDWFEKFWDTKLDDQPGYTVVEIMHKALAPDSDPHKVLGMYIMGENPAMSDPDLNHARHALASLQHLVVQDIFLTETAWLADVVLPASAWPEKTGTVSNTDRTVQMGRQAVLPPGDAKPDLWIIQQLAQRMGLGWAYAGDHDGVAAVYEEMRQAMAPAIGGIDWARLNAGSITYPCVSAEDPGQPIVFHDQFPTQDGRVRLVTAGLISANEQPDAEYPLVLITGRQLEHWHTGSMTRRATVLDALEPAATASMHGSEMQRLGLQAGQWVRMASRRGEVVLPLRQDDGTPLGTVFIPFAYQEAAANLLTNAALDPFGKIPEFKFCAVRVEAAPLQKA is encoded by the coding sequence ATGAGTACCGTTCAATTCACGCTCAACGGCCAAAGCGTCGAAGCGCCTGCAGGTCAAAGTATTTTCAACATTGCCAAAGAGCTGGGCATCGCCATCCCGCACCTGTGCCACAAGGAAGGCCTGGCACCTGACGGCAATTGCCGTGCTTGCGTGGTCGAAGTGGCGGGCGAGCGGACCCTGGCCCCCAGCTGCTGCCGCAGTGCCACGCCCGGCATGCAGGTGCAGACGAACAGCGAACGCGCGGTCAAAAGCCAGAAGATGGTGCTGGAGATGCTGCTGGCCGACTTGCCCGAGCAGGGGCACAAGTGGCTGGATGATCGCGCCGAAGCCCCACACGGCGAACTGAGCCGATGGGCCGAGCACCACGGCGTCACGGTACGACCGGCGCTGGCAGCGATCAAGCGCGATGCCGTCCCTGCCGACCTGTCGCACCCCGCCATGGCGGTGAACTTGGACGCCTGCATCCAATGCAACCGCTGCCAACGCGCTTGCCGCGACCTGCAGGTCAACGATGTGATCGGTCTGGCCTTCCGGGGTGCACACACCCAGGTGGTGTTTGACCTGGCCGACCCGATGGGCGGCAGCTCGTGTGTGGGCTGCGGTGAATGTGTGCAGGCTTGCCCCACAGGCGCGCTCATGCCCAAGAGCCACATGGGCCCACAAAAGGTGGACCGCGAAGTCGACTCTGTCTGCCCGTTTTGCGGCGTGGGTTGCTTGGTCACTTACCAAGTCAAAGACGAAATAATCGTCAGCGTGAAGGGCCGCGAAGGCCCCGCCAACCAAGGGCGCTTGTGCGTCAAGGGCCGCTTTGGCATGGACTACATCCACAGCCCGGACCGCATCACCCGGCCCCTTATCCGTAAGGCGGGCGTGGCCAAGGATGTGGGCCTGATCGATGGCCACACGGACTGGCGTGAAGTCTTCCGCGAAGCCACTTGGGAAGAAGCGCTCGATCTGGCGGCCCAGCCCCTCAACACCTTGCGCCAACAACACGGCCCCAAATCGCTTGCCGGGTTTGGCTCAGCCAAAGGCAGCAACGAAGAAGCGTATTTGTTCCAAAAGCTCGTGCGTACCGGCTTTGGCAGCAACAACGTGGACCATTGCACCCGCCTGTGCCACGCGTCGAGTGTGGCCGCCTTGCTCGAAGGCGTGGGCTCGGGCGCAGTCAGCAACCCAGTGCGCGATGTCGAGCATGCCGACCTCATCATCGTGATCGGCTCCAACCCGACAGCCAATCACCCTGTGGCAGCCACCTGGATGAAGAACGCGGCCCAGCGCGGCACACGCATTGTGCTGGCCGACCCGCGCATCACCGACATCGGGCGTCACGCTTGGCGCACCTTGCAGTTCAAGGCCGACACCGATGTGGCGCTGCTCAACGCCATGCTGCACGTCATCGTGACCGAGCACCTGTGCGACGAGAGCTTCTTGCGTGATCGCGCTGACAACGTGGCCGAGCTCAAGGCCCATGTGCAGGGCTACACACCCGAGTCCATGAGCGCGATTTGCGGCATTGCGGCCGACACCATCCGCGAAGTGGCGCGGGCTTATGCCAGTGCCAAAGCCGCCATGATTTTGTGGGGCATGGGCGTGAGCCAGCATGTGCACGGCACCGACAACGTGCGCTGCCTGATTGCGCTGGCCAGCATCACCGGGCAGATCGGCCGCCCCGGCACAGGCCTGCACCCGCTGCGTGGCCAAAACAACGTGCAAGGCGCGAGTGATGCGGGCTTGATTCCGATGATGTACCCCAACTACCAGCGGGTGAGCGACAAGTCGGCACACGACTGGTTTGAGAAATTTTGGGACACCAAACTCGACGACCAACCCGGCTACACCGTGGTCGAGATCATGCACAAGGCCCTCGCGCCTGACAGCGACCCGCACAAGGTGCTAGGCATGTACATCATGGGCGAAAACCCGGCCATGAGTGACCCGGATTTGAACCATGCTCGCCACGCGCTGGCCAGTTTGCAGCACCTGGTGGTGCAAGACATCTTCTTGACCGAGACCGCTTGGTTGGCCGATGTGGTGCTGCCCGCCAGTGCCTGGCCCGAGAAAACCGGCACCGTCAGCAACACCGACCGCACGGTGCAAATGGGCCGCCAGGCCGTGTTGCCGCCGGGTGATGCGAAACCCGATTTGTGGATCATCCAACAACTGGCCCAACGCATGGGGCTCGGCTGGGCCTATGCGGGTGATCACGATGGCGTGGCCGCGGTGTACGAAGAAATGCGCCAAGCTATGGCCCCGGCGATTGGTGGCATCGATTGGGCACGTCTCAATGCGGGCTCGATCACTTACCCCTGTGTGAGCGCCGAGGATCCGGGTCAGCCCATCGTCTTTCACGACCAATTCCCGACCCAGGATGGCCGTGTGCGCTTGGTCACTGCGGGACTGATCTCGGCCAACGAGCAGCCCGATGCCGAGTACCCCTTGGTGCTCATCACTGGGCGTCAACTGGAGCACTGGCACACGGGCAGCATGACACGCCGTGCCACCGTGCTCGATGCGCTGGAGCCTGCGGCCACCGCGTCCATGCATGGCAGCGAAATGCAGCGTTTGGGCTTGCAGGCTGGGCAGTGGGTGCGCATGGCTTCGCGGCGCGGAGAGGTGGTATTGCCGCTGCGCCAAGACGATGGCACCCCGCTGGGTACGGTGTTCATTCCCTTTGCATACCAAGAGGCCGCAGCCAATTTGCTCACCAATGCGGCGTTGGACCCCTTTGGCAAGATTCCTGAATTCAAATTTTGTGCCGTGCGCGTTGAGGCCGCTCCATTGCAGAAAGCATAA